A genomic stretch from Mycobacterium paraterrae includes:
- the rsmH gene encoding 16S rRNA (cytosine(1402)-N(4))-methyltransferase RsmH → MKHSATSSEARARATWPLPEPTLTYFPNARFVPSDRDLDATGRCRSQARRSRVQRAGNIGTCRSQARRSRVQRAGNIGTCRSRREGALMPDATGGFGHVPVLLDRCFELLRPALTRRDSDGSGAVLLDGTVGAGGHAERFLAELPGLRLIGVDRDPTALDIVRERLSRFGDRLTLVQTRYDGIVDALAESGYGADESVDGMLFDLGVSSMQLDRVERGFSYAQDAPLDMRMDPTSPLTAAEILNTYDEAEIADILRRYGEEKLARRIATHIVRRRAHSPFTTTAELVEVIYQAVPAPARRTGGHPAKRTFQALRIAVNSELDALRDAMPAALDALAVGGRMVVMAYQSLEDRIVKRVFAEATTSSTPSGLPVELPGHAPQFTLLTRGAERAGDAEVQQNPRSAAVRLRAIERVQSKSNAARKGGA, encoded by the coding sequence ATGAAGCACTCGGCGACATCATCTGAGGCGCGCGCCCGTGCAACGTGGCCTCTGCCCGAACCGACCCTGACGTACTTCCCCAACGCCAGGTTCGTGCCATCGGACAGGGACCTCGATGCAACGGGGCGCTGCCGGTCGCAAGCGCGGCGAAGCCGCGTGCAGCGGGCCGGCAACATCGGGACCTGCCGGTCGCAAGCGCGGCGAAGCCGCGTGCAGCGGGCCGGCAACATCGGGACCTGCCGGTCACGTCGGGAAGGTGCGCTCATGCCTGACGCCACTGGTGGTTTCGGCCATGTGCCCGTGCTGCTCGACCGTTGCTTCGAATTGCTCCGACCCGCATTAACCCGCCGCGATTCCGACGGATCGGGCGCGGTGCTCCTCGACGGGACGGTTGGTGCCGGTGGTCATGCTGAGCGCTTCCTCGCCGAATTGCCCGGTCTGCGCCTGATCGGTGTCGACCGCGATCCGACCGCCCTCGACATCGTCCGTGAGCGCCTTTCCCGCTTCGGGGACCGGCTCACCCTGGTGCAGACCAGGTACGACGGCATCGTGGATGCGTTAGCCGAATCGGGTTACGGCGCAGACGAATCCGTCGATGGGATGCTCTTCGATCTCGGAGTTTCCTCGATGCAACTCGACCGGGTCGAGCGAGGCTTTTCCTATGCGCAGGACGCGCCGCTGGACATGCGGATGGACCCGACCTCGCCCTTGACCGCCGCCGAGATCCTCAACACCTATGACGAGGCCGAGATCGCTGACATCCTGCGGCGCTATGGCGAGGAGAAGCTGGCCCGCCGCATCGCGACGCACATCGTCCGTCGCCGCGCACACTCGCCGTTCACGACGACCGCCGAGCTGGTCGAGGTCATCTACCAAGCCGTTCCGGCGCCGGCCAGGCGGACCGGGGGACACCCGGCCAAGCGGACTTTCCAGGCGTTGCGGATCGCAGTCAACAGCGAATTGGATGCCCTGCGCGACGCCATGCCCGCCGCGCTCGATGCCCTCGCCGTAGGCGGCCGCATGGTGGTGATGGCCTATCAGTCGCTCGAAGACCGCATTGTCAAACGCGTCTTCGCGGAGGCCACGACGTCGAGCACGCCGTCCGGCTTGCCCGTCGAATTACCCGGACACGCACCGCAATTCACGCTGCTGACCCGCGGCGCCGAACGTGCCGGAGACGCGGAAGTCCAGCAGAACCCGCGCAGTGCCGCGGTGCGATTACGCGCCATCGAGCGGGTGCAGTCGAAGTCGAACGCAGCGAGGAAGGGAGGCGCATGA
- a CDS encoding Rv2175c family DNA-binding protein produces MSRIPAGEDVLDPDEPTYDLRNVADLLGVAVTKVQQHLKDGHLVAVRRAGDVVIPQIFFTSSGEVVKSLPGLLVVLRDGGYGDTEIVRWLFTPDPSLTVTRDGSRDALSNARPVDALHAHQAREVLRRAQAMAY; encoded by the coding sequence GTGAGCAGGATTCCGGCCGGGGAGGATGTTCTCGACCCCGACGAACCCACCTACGATCTGCGCAATGTCGCCGACTTGCTCGGCGTGGCGGTGACGAAAGTCCAGCAGCATCTCAAGGACGGACACCTGGTCGCGGTACGGCGGGCCGGCGACGTGGTGATCCCGCAGATTTTCTTCACCAGCAGCGGGGAAGTGGTCAAGAGCCTCCCCGGGCTGTTGGTGGTGCTGCGCGACGGTGGCTACGGGGACACCGAGATCGTCCGCTGGTTGTTCACTCCGGACCCGTCGCTGACGGTGACCCGCGACGGCTCGCGTGACGCGCTCAGCAATGCGCGTCCGGTCGACGCGCTGCACGCGCATCAAGCGCGGGAAGTGCTGCGCCGAGCGCAGGCTATGGCGTACTGA
- a CDS encoding alpha-(1->6)-mannopyranosyltransferase A: MSVPTSAPDSASSTAARQPLSRLREFAAADEGRPALLGFVGAALITTGGLGSGSTKQHDPLLESLHLSWLRFGHGLVLSSVLLWVGVTLMLSAWLWLGRRALVGRASEYAMVASAAFWLAPLLLSVPLFSRDTYSYLAQGALLRDGLDPYAVGPIDNPNPLLDNVSPIWTITTAPYGPAFIMIARLVTMLVGNHVIAGTMLLRLCMLPGLALLVWATPRIARHVGANVPVALWVCVLNPLVIIHLMGGVHNEMLMVGLMAAGIALTFERRHVAGIAVIAVGMAVKATAGLALPFMVWVWMRHLRDRRDYRPLQAFSATAAMSVAIVVAVFAALSGVAGVGLGWLTALAGSVKIINWLSVPTATANLVHAVGGLFFAVSFYGVLQVTRVIGVAIIAIALPLLWWRFRHDDREALVGIAWVMLVVVLFAPAALPWYYSWPLAVLAPLAQSRRAVASVGAFSTWIMVIFKPDGAHGMYSWPHVLLATAVAVFVWRVLDRPPTAEVSTP, from the coding sequence ATGTCCGTTCCGACCTCGGCCCCCGACTCGGCTTCGAGCACCGCTGCCCGGCAACCCCTTTCACGGCTGCGGGAATTCGCCGCTGCCGACGAGGGACGGCCGGCGCTGCTGGGTTTCGTGGGTGCGGCACTGATCACAACCGGCGGGTTGGGCTCGGGCAGCACCAAACAGCACGATCCGCTGCTGGAGTCGTTGCATCTGTCCTGGCTGCGTTTTGGTCACGGCCTGGTGCTGTCGTCGGTGCTGCTGTGGGTCGGCGTGACCCTGATGCTGAGCGCCTGGCTGTGGCTGGGCCGTCGCGCATTGGTAGGCCGCGCAAGCGAATACGCCATGGTGGCCAGCGCCGCGTTCTGGCTTGCGCCGCTGCTGCTGTCCGTGCCGCTGTTCAGCCGAGACACCTACTCGTATCTGGCTCAGGGGGCGCTGCTGCGCGACGGGCTTGATCCGTATGCGGTCGGGCCGATCGACAACCCGAACCCTCTGCTGGACAACGTCAGTCCGATCTGGACGATCACCACCGCGCCGTACGGCCCGGCGTTCATCATGATCGCCAGGTTGGTGACGATGCTGGTCGGCAACCACGTGATCGCCGGGACCATGCTGCTGCGGCTGTGCATGCTGCCGGGGCTGGCCCTGTTGGTATGGGCGACACCACGGATAGCCCGGCACGTCGGGGCGAATGTGCCTGTGGCGCTGTGGGTCTGCGTGCTCAACCCACTGGTGATCATCCACCTGATGGGCGGCGTGCACAACGAGATGTTGATGGTGGGCCTGATGGCCGCGGGCATCGCACTGACCTTCGAGCGACGTCACGTCGCCGGAATCGCGGTGATCGCCGTCGGGATGGCGGTCAAGGCGACCGCGGGACTCGCGCTGCCCTTCATGGTCTGGGTGTGGATGCGTCATCTGCGTGATCGCCGTGACTACCGGCCATTGCAGGCCTTTTCGGCAACAGCGGCGATGTCGGTCGCGATCGTCGTGGCGGTGTTCGCAGCACTATCCGGTGTTGCCGGGGTAGGCCTCGGCTGGCTGACCGCGCTAGCCGGCTCGGTGAAAATCATCAACTGGCTGAGCGTTCCGACTGCGACGGCGAATCTGGTGCACGCTGTCGGCGGCCTGTTCTTCGCGGTGAGCTTCTACGGGGTGCTGCAAGTTACCCGTGTGATCGGGGTGGCGATCATCGCGATAGCGCTGCCGCTGTTGTGGTGGCGCTTCCGCCATGATGATCGTGAGGCACTCGTCGGCATTGCCTGGGTGATGTTGGTTGTGGTGTTGTTCGCTCCGGCCGCGCTGCCGTGGTACTACTCGTGGCCGCTGGCCGTGCTGGCTCCGCTCGCCCAGTCACGCCGCGCGGTCGCGTCGGTCGGGGCGTTTTCGACGTGGATCATGGTCATCTTCAAACCCGATGGCGCGCATGGCATGTACTCGTGGCCGCACGTACTGCTGGCGACCGCCGTCGCGGTGTTCGTCTGGCGGGTCCTGGACCGCCCGCCAACGGCGGAAGTCAGTACGCCATAG
- a CDS encoding DUF3040 domain-containing protein has product MPLSDHEQRMLDQIESALYAEDPKFASSVRGGGLRAPTARRRLQGAALFVLGLAMLVSGVAFKATMIGTFPVLSVLGFVVMFGGVVFAITGPRLAGRGERSGPAVNGRQRRNRSGGGSFTSRMEDRFRRRFEQ; this is encoded by the coding sequence ATGCCACTCTCCGATCATGAGCAGCGGATGCTCGACCAGATCGAGAGCGCTCTCTATGCCGAGGACCCCAAATTCGCCTCGAGCGTTCGGGGCGGCGGGTTGCGTGCGCCTACGGCTCGCCGACGGCTGCAGGGTGCGGCGCTGTTCGTGCTGGGCCTCGCGATGCTGGTCTCAGGAGTGGCGTTTAAGGCCACCATGATCGGAACGTTCCCGGTCTTGTCGGTGCTCGGTTTCGTGGTGATGTTCGGCGGCGTCGTGTTCGCCATCACCGGACCGCGACTTGCCGGCCGCGGCGAGCGCTCGGGACCGGCCGTAAACGGACGTCAACGCCGAAACCGTAGTGGGGGCGGGTCCTTCACCAGTCGCATGGAAGACCGGTTCCGCCGGCGCTTCGAGCAATAG
- the idsA2 gene encoding bifunctional (2E,6E)-farnesyl/geranyl diphosphate synthase: MADAVTDQLRSYLRRRRGEAAHIGQDYDALIAHLEDFVLGGGKRLRPVFAYWGWRAVRDDEADDQALLLFAALELLHASALVHDDVIDSSATRRGRPTTHIRFAALHRDSGWRGPADQFGVSAAILLGDLALTWADDIVAGVELPQGAHNRVRRVWADIRTEVLGGQYLDIVAEASAAESIASAMAVNTYKTASYTVARPLQLGAAAAADRPDVHTLFHEVGNQLGVAFQLRDDVLGVFGDPAVTGKPSGDDLRSGKRTVLLATALELAEASDPAAAKLIRASVGTDLSDDQVRQLRAVIERVGALASVEEQIAALTRSALDLVAEAPIHQAAKAGLADLAELSANRSA; encoded by the coding sequence CTGGCCGACGCCGTCACCGACCAGTTGCGTAGCTATCTGCGCCGGCGTCGAGGCGAGGCTGCGCACATCGGCCAGGACTACGACGCACTCATCGCCCACCTGGAGGACTTCGTCCTCGGCGGCGGCAAACGGCTGCGCCCGGTGTTCGCCTATTGGGGCTGGCGGGCTGTTCGTGACGACGAGGCCGACGACCAGGCGCTGCTGCTGTTCGCCGCGCTGGAGCTGCTGCACGCCTCAGCGCTGGTCCACGACGACGTGATCGACAGCTCGGCCACCCGCCGCGGGCGGCCGACGACCCACATCCGATTCGCCGCGTTACATCGCGACAGCGGGTGGCGTGGGCCGGCCGACCAGTTCGGGGTCTCGGCGGCAATCCTGCTCGGCGACCTGGCGCTGACGTGGGCTGACGACATCGTCGCCGGCGTCGAACTGCCGCAGGGTGCCCACAACCGCGTGCGCCGGGTGTGGGCCGACATTCGCACCGAAGTGCTCGGCGGGCAGTACCTCGACATCGTGGCCGAAGCCAGCGCCGCGGAGTCGATCGCTTCGGCGATGGCCGTCAACACTTATAAGACCGCTTCCTACACGGTGGCCCGGCCGCTGCAACTGGGGGCGGCCGCAGCGGCCGACCGGCCCGATGTCCACACGCTTTTCCACGAGGTCGGCAACCAGCTGGGTGTGGCGTTTCAGCTGCGCGACGACGTGCTCGGCGTATTCGGCGACCCCGCCGTGACGGGCAAGCCGTCCGGTGACGACCTGCGCTCCGGAAAGCGAACCGTGCTGCTGGCCACCGCGCTCGAGCTGGCTGAAGCGTCAGACCCGGCCGCTGCCAAGCTGATACGCGCGTCGGTCGGTACCGACCTGAGCGATGATCAGGTGCGACAACTCCGCGCGGTGATCGAACGGGTCGGCGCACTGGCTTCGGTCGAGGAGCAGATCGCCGCCCTCACCCGCAGTGCGCTCGATCTGGTCGCCGAGGCACCCATTCACCAGGCGGCCAAGGCCGGGCTCGCCGACCTCGCCGAGCTCTCCGCGAACCGATCGGCCTGA
- a CDS encoding mycobacterial-type methylenetetrahydrofolate reductase produces the protein MTLNTIALELVPPNLESGTEKALEDARKMVQLAASSGIDGRIGHVMMPGLIEEDDDRPIEMKPKLDVLDFWSTIKPELPGVRGLCSQVTAFMDEPALRQRLGALVGAGIEGIVFVGVPRTMADGEGSGVAPTDALSIYQELVGNRGVILIPTREGETGRLNFKCERGATFAQTQLLYSDAIVGFLTDFAKETNHRPEILLGFGFVPKLEERIGFINWLIQDPGNPAVAAEQAFVTKLANTEPAQRRSLMLDLYKRIIDGVVDLGYPLSLHLEATYGNSAPAFETFAEMLDYWSPGS, from the coding sequence TTGACTTTGAACACCATCGCGCTTGAGCTGGTGCCGCCGAATCTGGAAAGCGGTACGGAGAAGGCTCTCGAAGACGCCCGAAAAATGGTGCAGCTGGCGGCGAGCTCGGGCATCGACGGTCGGATCGGCCACGTGATGATGCCTGGGCTGATCGAAGAGGACGACGACCGTCCGATCGAGATGAAGCCCAAGCTGGACGTGTTGGATTTCTGGTCGACGATCAAGCCGGAGTTGCCCGGCGTGCGCGGACTGTGCAGTCAGGTCACGGCTTTCATGGACGAGCCGGCCCTGCGTCAGCGGCTCGGCGCGCTGGTCGGTGCCGGGATCGAGGGCATCGTGTTCGTTGGGGTTCCGCGCACGATGGCCGACGGTGAGGGCTCGGGGGTGGCACCCACCGACGCGCTGTCGATTTACCAAGAGCTGGTTGGCAATCGGGGCGTCATCCTGATCCCGACCCGCGAGGGAGAAACGGGCCGGCTCAATTTCAAATGCGAGCGGGGCGCCACCTTCGCGCAGACGCAACTGCTGTATTCCGATGCGATCGTGGGCTTTTTGACCGACTTCGCCAAGGAGACCAACCACCGCCCGGAGATCCTGCTCGGCTTCGGGTTCGTGCCTAAGCTCGAGGAGCGAATCGGATTCATCAACTGGCTGATCCAGGATCCGGGCAACCCCGCCGTGGCCGCGGAGCAGGCATTCGTCACGAAGCTGGCGAACACCGAACCGGCGCAACGCCGCTCGCTGATGCTCGATCTGTACAAGCGGATCATCGACGGCGTCGTCGACTTGGGCTATCCGCTGAGCCTTCATCTGGAAGCGACCTACGGGAACTCCGCGCCGGCGTTCGAGACGTTCGCCGAGATGCTCGATTACTGGTCGCCGGGCAGCTGA
- a CDS encoding DUF732 domain-containing protein: MISKALIGTAGAAIAIGLAIPANADPATPPGNPDLVGASAPAPSPTPQAFLAAARAAGVSGADPAMLADGYDVCWKLWNQRVEGTAVAAGLARDHPGVTTQEAANFVLAAYRDLCPVAGSYDYWSYSTS, encoded by the coding sequence GTGATCTCAAAAGCCTTGATCGGCACTGCGGGGGCTGCCATTGCCATCGGGCTGGCCATCCCGGCCAACGCCGACCCGGCGACGCCGCCCGGCAATCCGGACCTCGTGGGCGCATCAGCCCCCGCACCATCACCCACCCCGCAGGCCTTCCTCGCCGCCGCGCGCGCCGCGGGCGTCAGCGGAGCCGATCCGGCAATGCTGGCCGACGGCTACGACGTCTGCTGGAAGCTATGGAATCAACGCGTCGAGGGCACCGCGGTCGCTGCCGGGCTGGCGCGCGACCATCCCGGGGTCACCACGCAGGAGGCGGCAAATTTCGTGCTGGCCGCTTACCGCGACCTGTGCCCGGTGGCGGGCTCCTACGACTACTGGTCTTACAGCACCAGCTGA
- the mraZ gene encoding division/cell wall cluster transcriptional repressor MraZ: MFLGTYTPKLDDKGRLTLPAKFRDALAGGLMVTKSQDHSLAVYPRAAFEELARKASQTSRSNPEARAFLRNLAAGTDEQHPDAQGRITLSADHRRYASLSKDCVVIGSIDYLEIWDAAAWQQYQEAHEENFSAASDEALGDII, from the coding sequence ATGTTTCTCGGCACCTACACGCCAAAACTCGACGACAAGGGGCGACTCACATTGCCCGCCAAGTTCCGCGACGCGCTGGCAGGGGGGTTGATGGTCACCAAGAGTCAGGACCACAGCCTCGCCGTCTACCCGCGAGCAGCGTTCGAAGAACTCGCCCGCAAGGCGAGCCAGACGTCGCGCAGCAATCCCGAGGCGCGGGCGTTCCTGCGTAACCTGGCCGCAGGCACCGACGAACAACACCCCGACGCGCAAGGCCGAATCACCTTGTCGGCCGACCACCGTCGCTACGCGAGTCTGTCTAAGGATTGCGTCGTCATCGGATCGATTGACTACCTGGAGATCTGGGACGCCGCGGCCTGGCAGCAGTACCAAGAAGCCCACGAAGAGAACTTCTCCGCAGCCAGCGATGAAGCACTCGGCGACATCATCTGA
- a CDS encoding peptidoglycan D,D-transpeptidase FtsI family protein, producing the protein MNRPASSRRPRRAKASTPDRSARTRRTRQAVEVASRGASFAFRHRVGNGVIFLALLIAGAQLFYLQVPKAAGLRAEAAGQLKVTDVEKAVRGSIVDRNNNQLAFTIEARALTFQPKRILKQLTEAKQKNAKAPDPQRRLNEIAKDVATRLNNKPDKATILKKLRSDESFVYLARAVDPAVATAITRKFPEVGAERQDLRQYPGGSLAANVVGGIDWDGHGLLGLEDSMDAELAGTDGSVTYDRGSDGVVIPGSYRNQHRAVNGATIQLTIDDDIQFYVQQQVQQAKNLSGARNVSAVVLDSKTGEVLAMSNDNTFDPSQDIGRQGDKQLGNPAVSSPFEPGSVNKIITASSVIEYGLSNPDEVLQVPGSINMGGVTIHDAWEHGVAPYTTTGVFGKSSNVGTLMLAQRVGPQRFYDMVEKFGLGQRTGIGLPGESAGLVPPIGQWSGSSFSNLPIGQGLSMTLVQMAGMYQAIANDGVRMPPRIVKSTVSADGSRTEEPRPEGVRVVSPETARTVRNMLRAVVQRDPRGVQQGTGSAAAVEGYQIAGKTGTAQQINPACGCYYDNVYWITFAGMATVDDPRYVIGIMMDNPVRNADGTPGHSAAPLFHNIAGWLLQRGNVPLSPDPGPPLLLQAS; encoded by the coding sequence ATGAATCGGCCTGCCTCATCGCGTAGGCCGCGCCGCGCCAAAGCCAGCACGCCCGACCGCTCGGCCCGCACGCGTCGAACCCGCCAGGCGGTAGAGGTGGCAAGCCGCGGTGCGTCATTCGCCTTCCGGCACCGCGTCGGCAACGGCGTCATCTTTCTGGCGCTGCTGATTGCCGGCGCCCAGCTTTTCTACCTCCAGGTCCCCAAGGCGGCCGGACTGCGCGCCGAGGCCGCCGGGCAGCTGAAGGTCACCGATGTCGAAAAGGCGGTCCGCGGCAGCATCGTCGACCGCAACAACAATCAACTGGCTTTTACGATCGAGGCGCGCGCTTTGACCTTCCAGCCGAAGCGCATCCTCAAGCAACTGACCGAAGCCAAGCAGAAGAACGCCAAAGCGCCTGATCCGCAACGGCGTTTGAACGAGATCGCGAAGGATGTGGCGACCAGGCTGAACAACAAGCCGGACAAAGCCACCATCTTGAAGAAGCTTCGTAGCGACGAGTCGTTCGTCTACCTGGCCCGAGCCGTAGACCCCGCCGTCGCGACCGCCATCACCCGTAAATTTCCCGAAGTCGGGGCCGAGCGTCAGGACTTGCGGCAGTATCCCGGTGGATCGCTGGCCGCCAACGTGGTCGGTGGAATCGACTGGGACGGGCACGGTTTGCTCGGCCTGGAAGACTCGATGGACGCCGAGCTGGCGGGCACCGACGGCTCGGTAACTTACGACCGCGGCTCCGACGGTGTCGTCATTCCGGGCAGCTACCGCAACCAGCACCGTGCGGTCAACGGGGCGACGATTCAGCTCACAATCGACGACGATATCCAGTTCTACGTCCAACAGCAGGTGCAGCAGGCCAAGAACCTATCGGGCGCCCGCAACGTCTCGGCCGTCGTGCTGGATTCCAAGACCGGCGAAGTCCTGGCGATGTCGAACGACAACACCTTCGACCCGTCACAGGACATCGGGCGTCAGGGCGACAAGCAACTCGGCAACCCGGCGGTGTCCTCACCATTCGAGCCTGGGTCGGTCAACAAGATCATCACCGCGTCCTCGGTGATCGAATACGGCCTGTCCAATCCCGACGAGGTATTGCAGGTCCCGGGCTCGATCAACATGGGCGGCGTCACAATCCACGATGCATGGGAGCACGGCGTGGCGCCGTACACCACCACAGGAGTTTTCGGTAAGTCGTCCAACGTCGGCACGTTGATGCTGGCGCAACGCGTTGGGCCGCAACGATTTTACGACATGGTCGAAAAGTTCGGCCTGGGTCAGCGCACCGGCATCGGTCTTCCCGGCGAGAGCGCGGGCCTAGTGCCGCCCATCGGGCAGTGGTCCGGCAGCTCGTTTTCCAACCTGCCGATCGGACAAGGCCTTTCGATGACACTGGTGCAGATGGCCGGCATGTACCAGGCCATCGCGAACGACGGCGTGCGGATGCCGCCGCGGATCGTGAAGTCCACGGTCAGCGCCGACGGTTCCCGCACCGAAGAGCCGCGCCCGGAAGGAGTTCGGGTGGTGTCGCCGGAGACCGCACGCACAGTGCGCAACATGCTGCGCGCGGTGGTGCAGCGCGACCCACGGGGTGTCCAGCAGGGGACCGGCTCGGCGGCTGCGGTCGAGGGCTACCAGATTGCCGGAAAGACCGGTACCGCACAGCAGATCAATCCGGCGTGCGGCTGCTACTACGACAACGTCTACTGGATCACCTTCGCGGGCATGGCCACCGTCGATGACCCGCGTTATGTCATCGGCATCATGATGGACAATCCGGTTCGCAATGCCGACGGAACGCCCGGCCACTCGGCAGCCCCGCTCTTCCACAACATCGCCGGATGGCTACTGCAGCGCGGGAACGTCCCGTTGTCGCCCGACCCGGGTCCGCCGTTGTTGTTGCAGGCCAGCTGA
- a CDS encoding GNAT family N-acetyltransferase yields the protein MVTFLINLPPQDMQRRLSEALGVYVDAMRYPPGTENQRAAMWLEHTRRRGWQAVAAVEVDAPPGVEPSSDELSNAPLLGVAYGYCGAPDQWWQQQVVAGLQRSGYPDPDISKLMASYFELTELHITPRAQGRGLGEALARRLLSERSEANVLLSTPETNGEANRAWRLYRRLGFMDIIRGYHFTGDPRAFAILGRELPL from the coding sequence TTGGTGACGTTCCTCATCAACCTGCCGCCGCAGGACATGCAGCGGCGGCTTTCGGAAGCCTTGGGCGTGTACGTCGACGCCATGCGCTATCCGCCCGGCACCGAAAATCAGCGCGCCGCGATGTGGCTCGAACACACGCGGCGGCGCGGCTGGCAGGCGGTGGCCGCGGTCGAGGTTGACGCCCCGCCCGGGGTGGAGCCGTCATCGGACGAGCTGAGCAACGCGCCCCTGCTGGGCGTGGCCTACGGCTACTGCGGCGCACCTGACCAGTGGTGGCAGCAGCAGGTCGTCGCGGGCCTGCAACGCAGTGGCTATCCCGACCCCGACATCAGCAAGCTGATGGCCAGCTATTTCGAGCTGACCGAGCTGCACATCACCCCGCGGGCTCAGGGTCGTGGACTCGGCGAGGCGCTGGCGCGTCGACTCCTTTCCGAGCGCAGCGAAGCCAACGTTCTGCTTTCTACGCCGGAGACCAACGGCGAAGCCAACCGGGCCTGGCGGCTATACCGCCGACTGGGCTTCATGGACATCATCCGCGGTTACCACTTCACCGGCGACCCACGGGCTTTCGCGATCCTGGGACGCGAGCTGCCGCTGTAG
- a CDS encoding DUF3153 domain-containing protein — MLAGCVRIKASITISPEDLVSGDIIAASKPRNEKDNGPQLDPNLAFGQKVAVSKYDRDGYVGSQATFSDLTFAELPELARMNSDAQGVNLSLRRAGDLVILEGRADLTSLTDPDADVELSVAFPGSVTSTNGDRVDEQTVQWKLKPGVVSLLTAQARYTDPSTRSFQHAALWLALASLAVAGAVAGLAWYTRDRSPKIAEPSDPSSS; from the coding sequence ATGCTCGCCGGCTGCGTGCGGATCAAAGCATCGATCACCATCTCTCCCGAAGATTTGGTGTCCGGCGACATCATCGCGGCGTCGAAACCTCGCAACGAGAAAGACAACGGGCCGCAACTCGACCCCAACCTGGCCTTCGGCCAAAAGGTCGCGGTGTCCAAGTACGACCGCGACGGCTACGTCGGATCGCAGGCGACGTTCTCCGACCTGACATTTGCCGAACTGCCCGAGTTGGCGCGGATGAATTCCGACGCCCAAGGCGTCAACCTCTCGCTACGACGCGCGGGTGACCTGGTGATCCTGGAGGGACGCGCGGATCTGACGTCGCTGACCGATCCCGACGCTGACGTGGAACTGTCGGTGGCGTTCCCGGGGTCGGTGACCTCCACCAACGGTGACCGCGTCGACGAGCAGACCGTGCAGTGGAAGCTGAAGCCCGGCGTGGTCAGCCTGCTGACCGCGCAGGCGCGCTACACCGACCCGAGCACGCGCTCGTTCCAGCATGCCGCGCTGTGGCTGGCGTTGGCGTCGCTGGCGGTCGCCGGCGCCGTGGCCGGTCTGGCCTGGTACACCCGCGACCGGTCACCCAAGATCGCCGAGCCGAGCGACCCCTCGTCCAGCTGA